A genome region from Candidatus Dormiibacterota bacterium includes the following:
- a CDS encoding TlpA disulfide reductase family protein, translating to MGVLLIAALFLFLLALQLAHRQGHPIHVTVAGGSAHVGAAAPDFTTQQLDGATVQLSQFRGKPVLLNFWATWCAPCQDEMPLLQRALDRYGGAGFTVLAVDYQQTDLNSMRAFLRKVGARFPAVYDPAGQIAGEYGVTVGLPVSIFIDRSGAVAFIQLGQMSDAMLQQHLHSIL from the coding sequence ATGGGCGTCCTCCTGATTGCGGCCCTATTCCTTTTCCTCCTGGCGCTTCAGTTAGCGCACCGGCAGGGCCACCCAATCCACGTGACGGTCGCGGGAGGAAGCGCCCACGTGGGCGCAGCGGCTCCGGACTTCACCACGCAACAGCTTGACGGCGCGACCGTACAGCTCAGCCAGTTCCGCGGCAAGCCCGTGCTCCTGAACTTTTGGGCCACCTGGTGCGCGCCCTGCCAGGATGAGATGCCGCTGTTGCAGCGGGCTCTCGACCGGTATGGCGGCGCCGGCTTCACGGTGCTCGCCGTCGACTACCAGCAGACCGACCTCAACAGCATGCGGGCATTCCTCCGAAAGGTAGGCGCGCGCTTTCCTGCTGTCTACGACCCGGCCGGCCAGATCGCCGGCGAGTATGGCGTCACGGTCGGCCTGCCGGTCAGCATCTTCATCGACCGATCGGGCGCCGTCGCGTTCATCCAGCTGGGCCAGATGTCCGATGCCATGCTTCAACAGCACCTTCACTCGATCCTGTAG
- a CDS encoding cbb3-type cytochrome c oxidase subunit I, whose protein sequence is MVSPARVSERRLSIPNNPITGILLAIPAYFVGIWLGTLFGLNDERNTGVILGYVFATAAFLAGVGFLNYPLERLFGWRVTPISDPDENRGIGRFFRLSLDHKVIGIQYLVTILLMLLFGGIGAMLIRTSLLVPDASITPAGNYLPLIGLHSVMMIFITSAVIVGPFGNYLVPLMIGARRMAFPRLEALSFWVVPPAAVILAAATFWGGFPTGWTGYPPLSEQALQGMDSYIVGFTLIAVALVSSGVNMLATIIGLRAPGMTWTRLPIFVWGIFTTSILGLLAAPVLAAALTMLAMDRSVQTTFFLASNGGSNYLWENLFWFFGHPEVYIFILPAFGIIMEIVPHFARKPLWGYRTGVVGLFGVALLSWFVWQHHLFVSGIAPVLRPFYMLSTELISIPTGIIFLVTLGTLWRARVWFTVPMLFCLGFLFNFLIGGISGVYLSDVPTDVTLHGSYFSMAHFHYTIMGGEIFALMAACYYWLPKMTGKMLSPTIGRIHFWTMFIAFNSTFFPLFLAGLLNMPRRVSTYDPSLVGLNRWVSISAYFLFASMVLFAGNLIYSWFFVAKPAVANPWHARSLEWQVPTPPPARNFDRVPVIVAGPYDYGIPNARPVADLGGMVGATGGG, encoded by the coding sequence ATGGTAAGTCCGGCGCGCGTGTCCGAGCGGAGACTGTCGATCCCCAACAATCCCATCACCGGCATCCTCCTGGCCATCCCGGCGTATTTCGTCGGCATCTGGCTCGGCACGCTGTTCGGGCTCAACGACGAGCGGAACACCGGCGTCATCCTCGGGTACGTCTTCGCGACGGCCGCGTTCCTCGCCGGGGTCGGCTTCCTCAACTACCCGCTGGAGCGCCTGTTCGGCTGGCGGGTTACGCCCATCAGCGATCCTGACGAGAATCGCGGTATCGGTCGCTTCTTCCGCCTGAGCCTCGACCACAAGGTGATCGGCATCCAGTACCTGGTCACCATCCTCCTGATGCTCCTGTTCGGTGGGATTGGCGCGATGTTGATCCGGACCAGCCTGCTGGTGCCGGATGCCAGTATCACGCCGGCCGGTAATTACCTCCCGCTGATCGGCCTGCACAGCGTGATGATGATCTTCATCACGAGCGCGGTGATCGTGGGTCCCTTTGGAAACTACCTGGTGCCGCTGATGATCGGGGCTCGGCGCATGGCGTTCCCGCGACTCGAGGCGCTGTCCTTCTGGGTGGTGCCGCCGGCTGCCGTGATCCTGGCCGCCGCCACCTTCTGGGGCGGCTTCCCAACCGGATGGACTGGCTACCCACCGCTCTCGGAGCAGGCCCTCCAGGGCATGGACAGCTACATCGTCGGCTTCACCCTGATCGCTGTCGCGCTGGTGTCCTCCGGCGTCAACATGCTGGCCACGATCATCGGGCTGCGTGCCCCGGGCATGACCTGGACCCGACTGCCGATCTTCGTCTGGGGGATCTTCACCACGTCGATCCTCGGCCTGCTCGCCGCTCCGGTACTGGCCGCGGCGCTGACCATGCTGGCGATGGACCGCAGCGTGCAGACCACCTTCTTCCTGGCCTCCAACGGGGGCAGCAATTACCTGTGGGAGAACCTTTTCTGGTTCTTCGGCCATCCTGAGGTCTACATCTTCATCCTGCCGGCGTTCGGCATCATCATGGAGATCGTGCCGCACTTCGCCCGCAAACCCTTGTGGGGCTATCGGACCGGCGTCGTCGGGCTGTTTGGCGTGGCGCTGCTCAGTTGGTTCGTCTGGCAGCATCACCTCTTCGTCAGCGGGATCGCGCCGGTGCTGCGACCGTTCTACATGCTTTCCACGGAGTTGATCTCGATCCCCACCGGAATCATCTTCCTGGTGACGCTTGGCACGCTCTGGCGGGCGCGGGTCTGGTTTACCGTTCCAATGCTCTTCTGCCTCGGGTTTCTCTTCAACTTCCTGATCGGCGGCATCTCGGGCGTCTACCTCTCCGACGTGCCGACCGATGTGACGCTGCATGGCAGCTACTTTTCAATGGCACATTTCCACTACACGATCATGGGTGGCGAGATCTTCGCCCTGATGGCGGCCTGCTACTACTGGCTGCCGAAGATGACCGGCAAGATGCTCAGCCCAACCATCGGGCGCATTCATTTCTGGACGATGTTCATCGCCTTCAACTCGACCTTCTTTCCCCTGTTCCTCGCCGGCCTGCTGAACATGCCGCGGCGGGTCTCCACCTATGATCCGTCCCTGGTCGGACTCAACCGCTGGGTCAGCATTTCCGCCTACTTCCTCTTCGCCTCCATGGTCTTATTCGCCGGCAACCTGATCTACTCCTGGTTCTTCGTCGCGAAACCGGCGGTGGCCAATCCGTGGCACGCGCGGTCGCTCGAGTGGCAGGTCCCGACGCCGCCTCCGGCCCGCAACTTCGACCGCGTACCGGTCATCGTCGCGGGCCCCTACGACTACGGCATTCCGAACGCGCGGCCGGTGGCGGATCTTGGCGGCATGGTGGGAGCCACCGGTGGCGGTTAG
- a CDS encoding response regulator transcription factor: MSSSIGAPATAPVLTRARILLIDDEPGILNFVSRVLRETGYTVDVATDGEGGLKAALGPAYDLIILDLLLPDLGGIDVLRRLMRQHPGQPVIVLSALSDTPSKVSSLESGADDYLVKPFSIEELLARVRARLRDARSARTRVAAGHLTLDLIARQVQTESGRVQLAEREFLLLRELMSCAGDTVSKEHLLATVWGYRFDPGSNVVDVYIRRLRAKIGGEAIKTVRGEGYRIDAA; encoded by the coding sequence ATGAGCTCGTCTATCGGCGCGCCGGCGACGGCGCCCGTCCTGACGCGCGCTCGCATCCTTCTTATTGATGACGAGCCGGGGATCCTGAACTTCGTCTCGCGCGTCCTGCGCGAGACAGGCTATACGGTCGACGTGGCAACCGATGGAGAAGGAGGCCTCAAGGCCGCGCTCGGGCCTGCCTACGACCTGATCATCCTCGATCTGCTGCTCCCCGACCTTGGTGGCATCGACGTGCTGCGCCGGCTGATGCGGCAGCACCCGGGCCAGCCGGTGATCGTCCTGTCAGCGCTCAGCGATACCCCCTCGAAGGTCAGCTCCTTAGAATCAGGCGCCGACGACTACCTCGTCAAGCCCTTCTCGATTGAGGAGTTGCTGGCGAGAGTCCGGGCTCGCCTGCGTGATGCCCGCTCGGCGCGCACTCGCGTGGCGGCCGGTCATCTGACGCTGGACTTGATTGCCCGTCAGGTTCAGACGGAGTCCGGTCGCGTGCAGCTCGCCGAGCGCGAGTTTCTCCTGCTGCGCGAGTTGATGTCGTGCGCGGGCGACACCGTCAGCAAGGAGCACTTGCTCGCCACCGTCTGGGGGTACCGCTTCGACCCCGGCTCGAACGTCGTCGATGTCTACATCCGCCGGCTTCGTGCCAAGATCGGCGGAGAGGCCATCAAAACGGTCCGCGGGGAGGGATACCGGATTGACGCGGCCTGA
- a CDS encoding SCO family protein has product MFSKPITWLSFALLAAVVLLALLAQRALPGTRAAESAATPTPTSGLAADIVIPPGSMTAPDFSLRDQDGKAVSVSALRGHVLAITFLDSHCKQLCPLEAEQLAQAQRSLGSNANLSLLVVSVAPATDTPDSERAFAAAHHWSGDWHWLTGTPDQLASVWKAYSIAVQGAPDNILHSTVLYLVDKSGFQRAGWASGLQPDQLARDVRFLDRAA; this is encoded by the coding sequence GTGTTCAGCAAACCGATCACCTGGCTTTCGTTCGCGCTGCTGGCGGCCGTTGTCTTGCTGGCGCTGCTAGCCCAGCGTGCGCTGCCCGGCACTCGCGCGGCTGAGTCGGCGGCAACGCCGACGCCCACGTCCGGGCTCGCCGCCGATATCGTCATTCCGCCCGGTTCGATGACGGCGCCGGACTTTTCGCTCAGAGACCAGGACGGCAAGGCGGTCTCGGTTTCGGCACTGCGCGGCCACGTGCTCGCCATCACGTTTCTCGACTCGCACTGCAAGCAGCTCTGTCCGCTCGAGGCTGAACAGCTGGCCCAAGCGCAGCGGTCGCTGGGCTCGAACGCCAACCTGTCGCTGCTGGTCGTCAGCGTCGCTCCCGCAACCGATACACCGGATAGCGAACGCGCCTTCGCGGCCGCACATCACTGGAGCGGCGACTGGCACTGGCTGACGGGCACGCCCGACCAGCTGGCGTCCGTTTGGAAGGCGTATAGCATCGCGGTACAAGGCGCGCCCGACAACATCTTGCACAGCACCGTTCTCTACCTGGTCGATAAATCCGGCTTCCAGCGGGCGGGCTGGGCTTCTGGGCTCCAACCCGACCAGCTCGCGCGCGACGTCCGCTTCCTCGATCGCGCGGCCTAG
- a CDS encoding LCP family protein: MLSGTAGAAAYFFPVVVAGVGQTGQTVIVPPSRSPGVAATPIPSSAPGSPFTVLLLGSDDDGKNKSPLTQSMILVRVEPATKHVTMLSIPRDLWVPVSSCNCNAKIDAAYAYGGAAAAIATVERNFHVHIDEYAWVGLKGLIKLIDRLGGVDLLVTNPVLDDQYPDDINSGFLYGYKRVAVLPGPQHLDGSRALQYVRSRHNDINGDFGRSARQQQVLLAIKAKASTLNAADLPDIVDTLKGNFTTSMGLDRVRSLLSVATAFDIANVKQVVLYACPSGCYTSYDHGAAYGGASVVIPHWSMILAVTRENFP, translated from the coding sequence GTGCTTTCCGGGACGGCGGGTGCCGCCGCCTACTTCTTCCCGGTGGTCGTGGCCGGCGTCGGCCAGACCGGCCAGACCGTCATCGTGCCGCCCAGCCGCAGCCCGGGCGTGGCGGCAACGCCCATACCGTCGTCCGCCCCCGGCTCCCCGTTTACGGTGCTGCTGCTCGGTTCCGACGACGATGGGAAGAACAAATCCCCGTTGACCCAGTCGATGATCCTGGTGCGCGTCGAGCCGGCCACCAAACACGTCACCATGCTGTCGATCCCCCGAGACCTGTGGGTTCCAGTCTCGAGCTGCAACTGCAATGCGAAGATCGACGCTGCCTACGCCTACGGCGGCGCGGCCGCCGCCATTGCCACCGTCGAGCGCAACTTCCACGTCCACATCGACGAATACGCCTGGGTGGGCCTCAAGGGCTTGATCAAGCTGATCGATCGGCTTGGCGGAGTGGACCTGCTCGTCACCAACCCCGTGCTCGACGATCAGTATCCCGACGACATCAACTCGGGCTTCCTCTACGGCTACAAGCGCGTCGCGGTGCTGCCGGGCCCTCAGCACCTCGACGGGAGTCGTGCGCTCCAGTACGTTCGGTCGCGGCACAACGACATCAACGGCGACTTCGGACGATCGGCCCGGCAGCAGCAAGTGCTGCTGGCGATCAAGGCCAAGGCCAGCACCCTCAACGCGGCTGACCTTCCCGATATCGTCGACACCCTCAAGGGCAACTTCACGACCAGCATGGGGCTGGACCGGGTGCGGAGTTTGCTGAGTGTGGCAACGGCCTTCGACATTGCCAACGTCAAACAAGTCGTGCTCTACGCATGCCCGAGCGGCTGTTATACCAGCTACGATCACGGCGCCGCCTACGGCGGTGCGAGCGTCGTGATCCCTCACTGGTCAATGATCCTCGCGGTGACGAGGGAAAATTTCCCGTGA
- a CDS encoding cytochrome c oxidase assembly protein: MSWLNPLTWPIEPWVLLGVEVTAILYLWGGHRRIHLASSNRWRAVAFWSGLGVILLAVDTPLETLARQLFWAHMTQHLLLIMVAAPLLVVAAPWLQIWRGLPISIRRPLARTIVKHPALRMPRRASAWLSAPVGAFILSTANLWIWHWPAAYDLTLRNHAVHHLEHALFLGLGILFWAQLIDQHPFHARLTQLSRVVYVFLATIQAWALAAVLAFATAPYYAYALLPSRPGGISALTDQQFGAGIMWVPGSITYSIVFLTCLYLWFREEDARGRAFAPQRAGVLK; encoded by the coding sequence GTGAGCTGGCTGAACCCACTGACCTGGCCCATCGAGCCGTGGGTGCTCCTCGGCGTGGAGGTCACCGCCATCCTCTATCTATGGGGTGGGCATCGCCGTATCCATCTGGCCTCTTCAAATCGCTGGCGCGCGGTCGCCTTCTGGTCGGGGCTCGGGGTGATCTTGTTGGCCGTCGACACCCCACTGGAAACGCTGGCCCGCCAGTTGTTCTGGGCGCACATGACGCAGCACCTCCTGCTGATCATGGTGGCCGCGCCGCTGTTGGTCGTGGCCGCTCCCTGGCTGCAGATCTGGCGCGGCCTGCCGATCTCGATCCGCCGGCCGCTCGCGCGCACCATCGTCAAGCATCCGGCGCTGCGGATGCCGCGCCGGGCGTCCGCCTGGTTGAGCGCACCGGTCGGTGCCTTCATCCTTTCCACCGCGAACCTCTGGATCTGGCACTGGCCGGCGGCCTATGACCTCACGCTGCGCAATCACGCCGTCCATCATCTCGAGCACGCGCTCTTCCTCGGGCTTGGCATCCTGTTCTGGGCACAGCTCATCGACCAGCATCCCTTTCATGCGCGCCTCACCCAGTTGAGTCGCGTGGTCTACGTGTTCCTCGCGACCATCCAGGCCTGGGCATTGGCGGCCGTGCTCGCCTTCGCGACTGCGCCTTACTACGCCTACGCCCTGCTGCCCTCGCGCCCGGGTGGGATTTCCGCGCTGACCGATCAGCAGTTCGGTGCCGGGATCATGTGGGTGCCGGGGTCGATCACCTACTCGATCGTCTTCCTCACCTGTCTCTACCTGTGGTTCCGCGAGGAGGACGCACGCGGCCGGGCGTTCGCTCCGCAGCGCGCCGGAGTACTGAAGTGA
- a CDS encoding HAMP domain-containing sensor histidine kinase: MTRPDRWPWPTRGFLWIDVAWGIFAVLNLVAIYVFADWETVPFHFIWVSLTILYGFRVWRMKSTLILLGVIIVSTGVLLSIDIARGAQPLDEITEVPLMSAMFLAMVWHARRRLSVTEQMKRVSDVNLRLLERERRFIQNASHELRTPITVAIGHAELLQRSTDPARMAADARIVVEELMRLRRLSDRLLLLAVADDPDFLHKKPIEVEPVLVNALHRWSPTPRRWRLGATDEAVVDADADRLALAIDTLVENAVKHTTPDDWIELSVRRRHGVEIIVADSGTGIPPEDLDHIFERFARSDASRQRDTQGHGLGLSIVKTIAEAHGGTLRVRSEVSKGTELTISLPLWGKAEGAYGLADADAAAETVADGVGVGVTDGAAPTVGG, encoded by the coding sequence TTGACGCGGCCTGACCGCTGGCCCTGGCCGACGCGCGGCTTCCTCTGGATCGACGTCGCGTGGGGCATTTTTGCCGTCCTGAACCTCGTCGCGATCTACGTCTTCGCCGACTGGGAGACCGTTCCCTTCCACTTCATTTGGGTCAGCCTAACGATCCTCTACGGCTTCCGGGTTTGGCGGATGAAGTCGACATTGATCCTGTTAGGCGTGATCATCGTCTCTACTGGGGTCCTTCTGTCGATCGACATCGCGCGAGGCGCCCAACCCCTGGACGAAATCACCGAGGTGCCGTTGATGTCGGCGATGTTTCTTGCCATGGTCTGGCATGCGCGGCGGCGCCTCTCCGTCACGGAGCAGATGAAGCGGGTCTCCGATGTCAACCTCCGGCTGCTCGAGCGCGAGCGCCGCTTTATCCAGAATGCCTCCCATGAGCTGCGCACGCCGATCACGGTGGCCATCGGCCACGCCGAGCTGCTGCAACGCTCAACGGATCCCGCCAGGATGGCTGCCGATGCCCGCATCGTGGTCGAGGAGTTGATGCGGCTTCGACGATTGTCCGATCGGCTCCTCCTGCTGGCGGTGGCGGATGACCCCGATTTCCTTCACAAGAAGCCGATCGAGGTGGAGCCGGTGCTCGTGAATGCGCTGCATCGCTGGTCGCCGACGCCGCGCCGATGGCGCCTGGGCGCAACGGACGAGGCGGTAGTCGATGCCGACGCCGACCGCCTCGCTTTGGCGATCGACACGCTCGTGGAGAACGCCGTCAAGCACACAACCCCCGACGACTGGATCGAGCTATCGGTGCGGCGCCGTCACGGGGTTGAGATCATAGTGGCCGACTCGGGCACGGGAATCCCGCCCGAAGATCTGGACCACATCTTCGAGCGATTTGCTCGCTCCGATGCCAGCCGGCAGCGGGACACTCAAGGGCATGGTCTTGGCCTGTCGATCGTGAAAACGATTGCGGAGGCCCACGGCGGGACGCTTCGGGTGCGCAGTGAGGTGAGCAAGGGGACCGAACTTACAATCTCCCTCCCCCTCTGGGGGAAGGCTGAGGGAGCCTATGGGCTGGCGGACGCCGACGCCGCTGCGGAGACCGTGGCCGACGGCGTTGGAGTCGGAGTGACGGATGGCGCCGCGCCAACAGTTGGCGGTTGA
- a CDS encoding nitroreductase family deazaflavin-dependent oxidoreductase has protein sequence MAAGSPAAAYACPPPQPRLAQYGDEELTRSRTGRLFRRLGQKRWFAWLGSRFVWPLERALWLRYGRGINPRDLPELLLVTQGRRTGRLRAVPVLYLEDDGHLVIVASNWGNKRHPAWSENLLANPTVEVRLRGDTRRFQARLLEGDEKQRLWPRLLEIWPAWSSYQERTDRDFRMFLLTEALTGSS, from the coding sequence ATGGCCGCCGGTTCCCCGGCCGCGGCATACGCCTGCCCGCCCCCACAGCCGAGGCTCGCGCAGTATGGAGATGAAGAGCTGACGCGTTCGCGAACGGGACGGCTGTTCCGCCGGCTCGGTCAGAAGCGCTGGTTCGCATGGCTGGGATCTCGTTTCGTGTGGCCACTCGAGCGTGCGTTGTGGCTACGGTATGGACGCGGTATCAATCCGCGCGATCTGCCAGAACTCCTGCTGGTTACTCAAGGACGCAGGACAGGGAGGCTGCGGGCGGTACCCGTGCTGTATCTGGAGGACGATGGTCACCTCGTGATCGTCGCGTCGAACTGGGGCAACAAACGGCACCCGGCCTGGTCGGAGAATCTGCTGGCCAACCCGACTGTCGAGGTCAGACTCCGCGGCGACACGCGCCGCTTCCAGGCGAGGTTGCTGGAAGGGGACGAGAAGCAGCGTCTGTGGCCACGCCTGCTCGAGATCTGGCCGGCATGGTCGAGCTATCAGGAGAGGACCGACCGGGATTTCAGGATGTTTCTGCTAACCGAAGCCTTAACCGGATCTTCTTGA
- a CDS encoding heme o synthase: MIAEAQDVAVRAAPLRWHGARSVLTDYLSLTKPRILLLLLMTELGAMISAARGWPGTSLTLAALAGGALSAGGAAAVNCWFDRDIDAVMARTCTRPVPSGRIQPGSALTFGVVLAALGCILLALATNLLAATLALAGGLFYIFVYTIWLKRATRQNIVIGGAAGAFPPLVGWAVVTGAITPPALALFAVIFFWTPPHFWSLALLLRRQYRAVGVPMLPVVASDLETRRSIVAYAVLLLAFSLVPGIWFGPWYTVGAAILSGAFLWMAVRGLTTEGVAWASRLFHFSLVYLGLVFVLAAGAAVLPH, from the coding sequence GTGATCGCCGAAGCCCAGGACGTTGCTGTCCGGGCCGCGCCACTCCGATGGCATGGCGCTCGGAGCGTGCTCACGGATTACCTTAGCCTGACCAAGCCCCGCATCCTGCTGCTGCTCCTCATGACCGAATTGGGTGCCATGATTTCCGCCGCCCGAGGCTGGCCAGGCACGTCGCTCACGCTGGCCGCCCTCGCCGGCGGCGCCCTCTCGGCGGGCGGCGCGGCGGCCGTCAACTGCTGGTTCGACCGCGACATCGACGCCGTGATGGCCCGCACCTGCACCCGACCAGTCCCCTCGGGTCGCATCCAGCCCGGCAGCGCGCTCACCTTCGGCGTCGTGCTCGCCGCCCTCGGTTGCATCCTCCTCGCGCTGGCGACCAACCTGCTGGCGGCAACGCTCGCGCTCGCCGGAGGCCTTTTCTACATCTTCGTCTACACGATCTGGCTGAAGCGTGCAACGCGTCAGAACATCGTGATCGGTGGCGCCGCCGGCGCCTTTCCGCCGCTGGTCGGCTGGGCGGTGGTGACCGGCGCCATCACCCCTCCGGCACTGGCGCTGTTCGCCGTCATCTTCTTCTGGACCCCGCCCCACTTCTGGTCACTGGCGCTGTTGCTCCGCCGGCAGTACCGAGCCGTCGGCGTTCCGATGCTGCCGGTCGTCGCCTCCGACCTGGAGACACGCCGCTCGATCGTTGCCTATGCGGTCCTCCTATTGGCGTTCAGCCTGGTCCCGGGGATCTGGTTTGGTCCCTGGTACACGGTGGGCGCGGCGATCCTGAGCGGCGCCTTCCTCTGGATGGCCGTTCGCGGCCTGACAACGGAAGGCGTCGCCTGGGCGTCGCGGCTCTTTCATTTCTCGCTCGTTTACCTGGGCCTGGTCTTCGTTCTGGCGGCGGGGGCCGCCGTTTTGCCACACTGA
- a CDS encoding sigma-70 family RNA polymerase sigma factor, with the protein MDAADRSWFEPLARTLERPAYHFAVMLVQNRATAEELVQEAFARVWASPNTPSAETDFRRWLYRAITNLARDYHRRRMVEEKLLFWNPTAIDPLDEVVHRAEDRELLRAVLVLPVKDRQAIYLHYFDGLTFAEVGEVLGVSEIAARVRVHRALQQLRGRLGPDSVAREVSA; encoded by the coding sequence CTGGACGCCGCCGATCGCAGCTGGTTCGAGCCGCTAGCCCGGACGCTGGAACGGCCGGCGTACCACTTTGCCGTGATGCTGGTACAGAATCGGGCGACCGCCGAGGAGCTGGTACAGGAAGCCTTTGCCAGGGTATGGGCCTCGCCCAACACGCCCTCAGCCGAGACGGACTTTCGACGCTGGCTCTACCGAGCCATCACGAACCTCGCCCGGGATTACCACCGGCGGCGCATGGTCGAAGAGAAGCTCTTGTTCTGGAATCCGACGGCGATCGACCCGCTCGACGAGGTCGTGCATCGGGCCGAAGACCGTGAACTACTCCGCGCCGTGCTCGTCCTGCCGGTCAAGGACCGCCAGGCGATCTACCTTCATTACTTCGACGGCCTGACCTTTGCCGAGGTCGGCGAGGTGCTCGGCGTTAGCGAAATCGCGGCCCGCGTGCGCGTCCACCGCGCGTTGCAGCAACTCCGCGGCCGGCTCGGCCCGGACTCCGTTGCCAGGGAGGTGTCTGCATGA
- a CDS encoding cytochrome c oxidase assembly protein has protein sequence MAVSLGIILAVIYFLGGRRPVRLLGAAPRWNARQWRTTAFFAGLVMLMLGTSTPVDALTRQSLSARTAQLMALLMVVAPLLVIGAPHPRFLRLIRNGRSDNRSLSWVPAAAFVLFNGAVILSFLPPIYQATARSGWAGQLFLLAMVGLAYMFWSQVIDQPPGRCRLSHLGRAVYLLLSSAQLRILGIVLGFASASFYPVPLVDQQVAAGIVMVPGVLTDLVVLMVCLYLWLGQDDRRQAGRGDSDGRRFPGRGIRLPAPTAEARAVWR, from the coding sequence ATGGCCGTTTCCCTCGGCATCATCCTGGCCGTCATCTACTTTCTGGGTGGCCGGCGACCGGTCCGCCTGCTGGGCGCCGCGCCTCGCTGGAACGCCCGACAGTGGCGCACCACGGCATTCTTTGCGGGCCTGGTGATGCTGATGCTCGGGACATCCACGCCTGTTGATGCCCTGACACGCCAGTCGCTCTCGGCTCGGACCGCGCAGCTGATGGCGTTGCTGATGGTGGTCGCGCCGCTCCTGGTAATCGGCGCGCCGCATCCCCGGTTCCTTCGGCTGATCCGCAACGGAAGGTCCGACAACCGCTCGCTATCCTGGGTGCCAGCGGCCGCGTTCGTGCTCTTCAATGGCGCCGTCATTCTTTCCTTCTTGCCCCCGATCTATCAGGCGACAGCCCGGTCGGGCTGGGCTGGCCAGCTGTTTCTGCTGGCGATGGTTGGTCTGGCCTATATGTTCTGGTCCCAGGTGATCGACCAACCTCCAGGCCGATGCCGGCTATCTCACCTCGGTCGCGCCGTCTACCTCCTTCTATCGTCGGCTCAGCTCCGCATCCTGGGCATCGTGCTCGGGTTCGCGTCCGCCTCGTTCTATCCGGTACCGCTGGTCGACCAGCAGGTCGCCGCCGGCATCGTGATGGTGCCCGGCGTCCTCACCGACCTCGTGGTCCTGATGGTCTGCCTCTACCTCTGGCTCGGTCAGGATGACCGGCGGCAGGCGGGCCGAGGCGATTCCGATGGCCGCCGGTTCCCCGGCCGCGGCATACGCCTGCCCGCCCCCACAGCCGAGGCTCGCGCAGTATGGAGATGA
- a CDS encoding cytochrome c oxidase subunit II yields the protein MGAFHIEEADRPHIVRLAIIWVILSAIGIVGVLQINYPPYDQSIQGQDQAGTLKLLTALATPVFVAVVMMVVYSAIYFRRTTTELVDGPPMLGNTPVQIAWVTISAIFVLFLAVVGIATLSSENAAQLVGAPGRSIGTGGQTGGGGTGDENKEIHVQVIAQQWYFTYRYPDYGGVETTHLYLPVNHPVELHVTSLDIIHSFWAYQLGVKADANPGVDNIFHVTPQKTGSFQVRCSELCGLWHGNMVDSEGQVVNQSDFDTWIAQQQQDFAAISKVVPSYAPYYFPLPTVKGS from the coding sequence GTGGGCGCCTTTCACATCGAGGAAGCCGACCGGCCGCATATCGTGCGGCTCGCGATCATCTGGGTGATCCTCTCCGCGATCGGCATCGTCGGCGTTCTGCAGATCAACTATCCGCCCTACGACCAGTCGATTCAGGGGCAGGACCAGGCCGGCACGCTCAAGCTTCTGACCGCGTTGGCGACGCCGGTCTTCGTCGCCGTGGTAATGATGGTCGTGTACTCGGCAATCTATTTCCGGCGGACGACGACGGAGCTCGTCGACGGGCCGCCCATGCTCGGCAACACTCCCGTCCAGATCGCCTGGGTGACGATCAGCGCGATTTTCGTTCTCTTCCTGGCTGTGGTCGGAATCGCGACGCTGTCCAGCGAAAATGCCGCGCAGCTGGTCGGCGCGCCGGGCCGGTCGATCGGAACCGGCGGCCAGACCGGGGGCGGCGGGACCGGAGACGAGAACAAGGAAATCCACGTCCAGGTGATTGCCCAGCAGTGGTACTTCACCTACCGCTACCCGGACTACGGCGGGGTCGAGACGACCCACCTCTATCTGCCGGTCAACCATCCGGTCGAGCTGCACGTGACCTCGCTCGACATCATCCACTCATTCTGGGCCTACCAGCTCGGCGTCAAAGCCGATGCCAACCCGGGCGTTGACAACATCTTCCATGTCACGCCGCAGAAAACCGGCAGCTTCCAGGTGCGCTGCTCGGAACTATGCGGCTTGTGGCATGGAAACATGGTGGATTCGGAGGGCCAGGTGGTCAACCAGAGTGACTTCGACACCTGGATCGCCCAGCAGCAGCAAGACTTCGCCGCAATTTCCAAGGTGGTGCCGAGCTACGCACCCTATTACTTCCCGTTGCCAACCGTGAAAGGGAGCTGA